CCTCCTCCAGACTTCACCCTGGTAACCGTTATCCTCGGGAACCTCTCATCGGTCACCCTTATGTAGGGATACCGCTCGGACATCTTAAGTTCCACATTGAAAAAGGGCTGAAGCTGCCTTATCAACCTAGCCTCAAGTATCAACGCCTCAGCCTCGGTGGCGGTTCTAACCACCGATATGTCCCTCACGGTCTCAACAAGCTTCCTCAACCTTGGAGACGCAAAACCTCCATGCCTAAAATAAGACATGACCCTTCTTCTTAAGGCTTTGGCCTTGCCCACGTATATGACGCGACCCTCCTGGTCTCTCATTATGTAGACTCCGGGCCGCTCGGGAAGGGACTTAACATAATTTATTAACCGCTCTTCCGCCATCGGCTCATCCCTTTGCGCCATGAAGCTGTTCTGTCTTTAGTGCAAGCCCCTCAGGGCTTTGATTCTTTCCCAATCCTGATATAGGATAACATAATAGGCGAACAGGCGAGGGAGGTATAACCGTGGCTTTTAGCATCTTCAATGATCTCACCAACAAAAAGGAACCCTTTGTGCCGGTGGAGGAGGGCAAGGTTAGGTTTTACGTGTGTGGACCTACGGTTTACGATTACTTCCACATCGGCAACGCAAGACCATTCATAGTCTTCGACGTCATGCGCAGATACCTGGAGTACCTAGGGTATGAGGTCAAGTACGTACAAAACTTCACAGACATAGATGACAAGATGATAAACCGTGCCAACGAGATGGGAATCACCGTTGAGGAGTTGGCCGATAGGTTCATAGAGGCCTATTACCAGGACGCAGACGCCCTTGGGATAAAGCGTGCCACCGTAAACCCCAAGGCCACCGACGAAATACCGCACATCATAGAGCTCATAGAGACCCTGATACGCAAGGGACACGCGTACCAGGCGGATGGGGACGTGTACTTTGACGTTAAAAGCTATCCCGTCTATGGCAAGCTGATCCGCCAGGACCTGGAGGAGCTTCAAGCCGGAGCCCGCATTGAGGTGGATCCACGGAAGCGGCACCCTCTGGATTTCGCCCTTTGGAAGGCCCAGAAGCCGGGGGAACCAGCGTGGGAAAGCCCCTGGGGGTTAGGGCGGCCGGGATGGCATATCGAATGCAGTGCCATGTGCAGGCATCACCTGGGGGAAACCGTGGACATCCACGGTGGGGGCTGCGACCTGGTGTTCCCACACCATGAGAACGAGATAGCCCAGTCAGAGGCCGCCACCGGGAAACCCTTTGTCCGGTACTGGGTTCACAATGGGTACCTGATGATAGACAAGGAAAAGATGTCAAAATCCCTTGGGAATTTCATGACCGCAAGGGACCTTATGAAGAAGTTCCATCCCCTGGTTATAAGGTTATTCATGCTGTCCGCCCATTATAGATCTCCCATAAACTTCTCCGAGGACAACCTGCGCCAGGCTCAAAGCGCCCTGGAGCGTCTACGGAATGGCTGGGCGGAGATATCCTTCGCATTGACCCGGCAAGATGCAGGGGGGGTATCGGAGGAACTTAGATCCACCATAAGGGAGAGCCGGGAACAGTTCATAAACGCCATGGACGATGACCTAAACACCGCTGAAGCCATGGGGGCGGTTTTCGCGTTGGTAAGATCCGCCAACTCCCACATAGGCTCCCAATCCCCGCTGGATATGGAAGCATTGGAGGAAGCGGCCCGTTTCCTAGAAGAAGTGGATCAGATAATGGGCATCATCGGCATAGAAAAGGCCCAATCACTGGACCAGGAGGTAGAACAGCTGATAGATCAGAGAAACCGGGCCAGAAAGGAACGAAACTTTAAAGAGGCAGACGCCATAAGGGATAAACTCCTCAGCATGGGTATAGTGCTTGAGGACACGCCCCAGGGTACTAGATGGAAGAAGGCATGAGGGCAAACGTTTCTATCTTTTACGATTACAACAACCAAACGTAAATTAGGGGGGGTAAGGAATCCCCCCTAATTTGCGTTATAGTTCCTATGATCACGATTCCTTACAAGTCAACAACCCCAGTGACCCGCCTCTGGCATAACGCACAAGCCCTAAACGGACGGACCGTACTCTATGCCGCTTATCTTCTCCAGCTTGTCCAGTTGATGTATGGCTTCAACATACCGGATGGTACCGCTCTTTGACCTCATGACCATCGACGTGGTCTTTATCCTGTCCCCCTGGTACTTAACCCCCTTCAGGAATTCCCCATCCGTTATTCCCGTAGCGGCAAAGAACACGTTGTCGCTGCTTACAAGATCGTTGAGGGTAAGCACCCTGTCAAGATCCATGCCTAACTCCCTGCAACGGGAGGCTTCCTCTTCATTTCTGGGCCAAAGCTTGCACTGCATGTTACCCCCTACGCACTTTATGGCGCAGGCGCTTATCACCGCCTCTGGAGATCCGCCTATCCCAAGGAGCAGATCTATGCCGCTGTCATCCTTGCACGTCATAAGAGCTCCCGCCACATCTCCGTCCCTTATAAGCCTTATCCTGGCCCTCATGGCCCTTATGCGCTTTATCAAATCCTCGTGCCTTGGACGGTCAAGCACCACAACCGTAACGTCCTCCACGGACTTCTTCAATGCCGCCGCCACCCTGCGCAGGTTCTCCTCAACCGGGGCTTCGATATCTATAGCATGGGCCGCACCAGGCCCAGTGGCGATCTTATCCATGTAGAAAATGTGCTTGGGATCATACAAGGACCCCTTCTCCGCCACCGCCACCACGCTAACCGCGTTTGGCTGCCCCTCCGCACACAACCTGGTGCCGTCAATGGGATCCACCGCGATGTCAACCTCAGGAGGCTCGCCGGTACCAAGCCTCTCTCCGTTAAAAAGCATAGGGGCCTCGTCCTTCTCTCCCTCCCCTATGACCACCACACCATCCATGTGGATCGTGTTAAGCATATACCTCATGGCATCAACCGCAGCCTTATCGGCGCCGTTCTTGTCCCCTCGCCCCATCCACCTACCCGCCGCCATAGCCGCAGATTCGGTGGCCCTCACCAACTCCAACGCCATGTTCCTCTCCGGAGCATACAACCGAAGCACCCCCTGACATTTTTAATATTTAATAATAACCAAACCCTTAGGTCCTAAAACCTAAACCGCAGATGAATCCATTCAGTTGAGCTCCGGGAACCTGGAGAAAACTTCTTCCACGTGCCTGGTAAAAAAGCCCACGTCAAAAAGGGATTCCAGCTCCTCCTTGGGTACGGCCTTAAGTCTGCCGTC
This portion of the Thermanaerothrix sp. genome encodes:
- the cysS gene encoding cysteine--tRNA ligase; translated protein: MAFSIFNDLTNKKEPFVPVEEGKVRFYVCGPTVYDYFHIGNARPFIVFDVMRRYLEYLGYEVKYVQNFTDIDDKMINRANEMGITVEELADRFIEAYYQDADALGIKRATVNPKATDEIPHIIELIETLIRKGHAYQADGDVYFDVKSYPVYGKLIRQDLEELQAGARIEVDPRKRHPLDFALWKAQKPGEPAWESPWGLGRPGWHIECSAMCRHHLGETVDIHGGGCDLVFPHHENEIAQSEAATGKPFVRYWVHNGYLMIDKEKMSKSLGNFMTARDLMKKFHPLVIRLFMLSAHYRSPINFSEDNLRQAQSALERLRNGWAEISFALTRQDAGGVSEELRSTIRESREQFINAMDDDLNTAEAMGAVFALVRSANSHIGSQSPLDMEALEEAARFLEEVDQIMGIIGIEKAQSLDQEVEQLIDQRNRARKERNFKEADAIRDKLLSMGIVLEDTPQGTRWKKA
- the glpX gene encoding class II fructose-bisphosphatase; the protein is MYAPERNMALELVRATESAAMAAGRWMGRGDKNGADKAAVDAMRYMLNTIHMDGVVVIGEGEKDEAPMLFNGERLGTGEPPEVDIAVDPIDGTRLCAEGQPNAVSVVAVAEKGSLYDPKHIFYMDKIATGPGAAHAIDIEAPVEENLRRVAAALKKSVEDVTVVVLDRPRHEDLIKRIRAMRARIRLIRDGDVAGALMTCKDDSGIDLLLGIGGSPEAVISACAIKCVGGNMQCKLWPRNEEEASRCRELGMDLDRVLTLNDLVSSDNVFFAATGITDGEFLKGVKYQGDRIKTTSMVMRSKSGTIRYVEAIHQLDKLEKISGIEYGPSV